From the Actinomadura luzonensis genome, the window CAGCGCCTTGTCCACGTCGCGCAGCCGCCCCCGGCCGGCGTGGGTGCGGGCGAACGCGTCCTGGACGACGTCCTCGGCGGTCGCCCGGTCACCGACCATGATGAGGGCCAGCCGGACGAGGCCCACATGGTGCTCGGTGAAGATCGACGCCACGTCGACCCGCTGCCGCGCCAGGGCCTCTCGCTGGGTGAGTAGTTCGACTTCCACGTATCAGAGACGCCCGGCCACCACTCCTGCTGCTCCCGTCACCCAGCTGTCTTCAGGCGACGGCGGCCGGCCGCCCCACCGCGTGCGCGCGGCCGAGCGGGCGGGCGCGGCGGCGGCTCACCCGGTGCCAGGTGCGCAGGCGGTCGCGACGGCCTGCGACTCGGGCAGCTGGTAGGCGAGGAGCCCGTACTTCGTGTCGAGCTTCCCCAGAGTCTCCCTGCACCTGGTGTTGCTGGCGGAGCTGACGCCCGGCAGCCGGGCCGAGCGCGCCGTCACGGTGTTCCAGTCGGCCTCGGGACGCAGGATCAGACGGTACGACTCCGGCATGTCCGACACTTGAGTGCTGGCGATCAGGGGCTGGTTGTCGGCGAAGATCTCCTTGAAGTTCTGGTAGGCCGTCTTCTGATCCTCGAAGACGTACGACAGGACCGCGGGATCCTTGGCGAGCGCCGCCGCGATGGCCTGCCGCTCGCGAGCTGTGGCCGGCTTCTTGTTCGCCGGGCCCCTGTCGTGCCGGCACGGGCCGGCCGCCGAGCCCGCGGTGCAGAGGAAGACGCTCGCGTCCCAGTCGCTGTTCCAGGACAGCGGATCCCGCTCGGCGTCGGCCTGGTCGGAGACCCACGCGACACCGGGCCGCCCGGTCACGGCGCGCGTCACGCCGTCCCGGTCGACGCCCGGCTTCACCCGCAGGACGAACGCCTCCGGCAGGTCCTTCGCCCGGTACCGCTTCAGCAGGGGCCCGTTGGCGGCGAAGTCGGCGCGGAAGCCCGCGTACATCGCGGCCCGGCTCACGAACCGCACCTCGTCCAGCTCCGGCATGCCCTCCAGCAGCGTCCGCACCGCCTGCCTCTGCTTGCCGGTGGCCGCGCGCCTGTGGCAGCCGTACGTGGAAGGCGTGCACAGGAAGACGGAGATCTCCCCCTGCTCGCCCCCGGCAGCGGCGGCCGCGGACGTGCTCAGGGGCGCGACCGGTGACGCCGAGATCGCCAGCGCCAGCGCAGCGGCCGATCCCCGCCTTGACCATGAACGCACGAGCTCAGCCCTCCGTAGGGCACCACGTCGTCAGCCGCGCAGCCCCAGCATCATCGCCTCGACCGCGATCTGCGGGTTGACGTTGGCCGCGAGCCGTTCGCGGCATTGCATGATCGCATCGATCCGCCGCAGTGTCTCCTCAGGAGTGCACTTCTTCGCGAACTGGTCCAGATCGAAACGAAGGTCGTCGTTCGCCAGCTCGACGCCCGCCCCGAACTGCATGGCCAGCACGTCGCGGTAGAACGACACCAGCTCCAGCAGCGCCGCGTCCAGGGAGTCGCGCTTGATCCGGGTGGCGCGGGACTTCTGCCGGTCCTCCAGCTCCTTCAGCGCCCCGGCGCCGCCCCGCACCAGGCCGCGGTTGAGCCCCTTGCCCGTGGAGCCCTCGCCGTAGATCTTGCGCAGCTCGGCCGTCTCGTTCTCGTTGAGCGCGGCCGTGGCGGCGGCGGCCTCCTCCTCGGCGGTCTTGACCAGGCGCTCGGCGGCGGACACGCACTCCCCCACCCCGGTGAGCGAGCGGGGGATGCCCAGCACGGCCTCGCGGCGCCGCCGGGCGGCCTCGTCCAGGGCCAGCGACCGGGCCCGGCTGATGTGGCCCTGGGCGGCGCGCGCGGCGAACGTGGCCGTCTCCCACGGCACCCCGTCGCGCTCGGACAGCACCCGGGCGACCGCCTCCGTGCCGGGCGTCGCGAGCGTCACCAGCCGGCACCGCGACCGGATGGTGATCATCAGATCGTCGGGCGCGGGCGCGCAGAGCAGCCACACCGTACGCAGCGGCGGCTCCTCGATGGCCTTGAGCAGGGCGTTCGCGGCCGACTCCGTGGCCCGGTCGGCGTCCTCGAACAGGATGACCCGCCACCGCCCCTGCGTGGGCGCCCCGGCCGCGCGCAGGATGAGCTCGCGGGTCTGCTTGACGCTGTAGGACAGCCCCTCGGGACGCACGGACTCCAGGTCGGGGTGGGAGCCGATCAGCACCTGGTGGCACTGGTCGCAGTGGCCGCAGCCGGCGTCGGGGCACAGCAGCGCGGCAGCGAAGGCGCGGGCGGCGTCCTCTCGCCCCGCGCCGGGCGGGCCGGTGAACAGCCAGGCGTGCGTCATACCCGCGCCGCGCCCGCCCGCGACGACCTCACCGGCCGCCGCCGCGGCCCGCGACAGCACCGTCACGGCCTGGTCCTGCCCCACGAGGTCATCGAAGACGGTCACGGACCAAGGTTAGTCGCGGATGGCGGGCATGGTGCCCGTGATGTCCTCGGACTCGCGGGGCACCGGGTCGGGCAGGAGGTCGTGGATGCGGTCCTGGATCTGGCGGGTGATCTCGTCCATCGGCAGCGTGCCGTCGACCACGAGGTAGCGCTCGGGCGCGGCGGCGGCCAGCGCGCGGAACTCCTTGCGCACCCGCTCGTGGAACTCCAGCGGCTCGGCCTCGATCCGGTCGACCGCCCCGCCCAGCCGGGTCAGCCCCACCTCGGGCGGGGTGTCGATGAGCACGGTCAGGTGCGGCACCAGCCCGCCGGTGGCCCAGGCGTTGATCTTGGAGACGTCCTCGGGGGCGAGCGCCCGCCCCGCGCCCTGGTACGCCAGCGACGAGTCGACGTACCGATCGGTGATCACCAGCGAGCCCCGGTAGAGCGCCGGCCTGATCACCTTCTCCACGTGCTCGGCCCGGTCGGCGGCGTACAGCAGCGCCTCGGCCCGCGCCGACAGCCCCTTCTCGGCCGCGTCGAGCAGGATGGCGCGCAGCCGCATGCCGACCTTGGTGGAGCCCGGCTCGCGCGTCTGCACCACGTCGTAGCCCTGGTCGCGCAGCCAGATCGCGATGATCCTGGACTGGGTGGTCTTGCCCGACCCCTCCCCGCCCTCGAACGCCACGAACAGCCCGGGCACGTGCTCGGGCGACTCGGCCGGGAACCGGTCGCCCCGGACCGCGGCGATGAGGTCGGCCGCCAGCGAGACGCCCTTGCGGTCGTCCATGTGCCGCAGCGCGAGCAGGCCGACGGTCATGGCCAGCGCGCCGCCGATCACCAGCACGAGGTTGGTGCCGTCGAATCGGTAGCCGAGCGCGCCGAGACGCAGCTCGTGCGCGCCGAACAGCGCCGCCAGCGGGCTCGCCACCGCGACCACGAGCAGCAGCGTCACCCGCGCGGTGGACTGCAGGAAGGAGAACGTGCGGCCGCGCAGCGCGTCCTCGACCTCCAGCCCGATGAGGGTGTAGCCGATGATCCAGGCGATGCCCGCGCACGCGCCGAGCAGCACGGTCAGCATGACCACGATGACGAGGTTGTGCACCAGCGCGATCGCCACCAGCACCAGCCCGGCCACCGTGATCGCCAGCCCGAACAGCCGCCGCCGCGACAGCTCGCGCAGCAGCCGCAGCCCGAAGAACATGCCGAGCGCCATGCCGACGAAGACCGCCGCGAACACCACGCCGTACGCCGCGTCGCCGCCGCCCAGCGTGAGCACGTAGATCTTGGCCACGCCCACCACGGCCCCGCCGGCGGCGAACGCCCCCAGCATGCCGATGATCAGCCCGCGCACCAGCCGGTTGCCGCCGACGAACCGCCAGCCCTCGACCACCTGCTTGAGCACCGAGGGCGTGGAGATCGCGCCGTCCCGCTCCGGGATGCCGCGCAGCGTGAAGATCAGGAACGCCGACACCAGGTAGGCACAGGCGTTGACCACCAGCGCCAGCCCCGGGCCGGTCAGGGCAGGCGCGAGGCCGGCGACCAGGTCGCCCGCCACCGACAGCGCCGCGAACAACATGGCCGCGACGGGCGCGCTGCCGTAGGTGACCAGCAGGTTGAGCCGGTTGGCCGCCTCCAGCTGCTCCTTCGGCACCAGGTTGGGCACGGTGGCGTCCTTGGCCGGCACCCAGAAGAGGTTGACGCACTCGACGAGCACGGTCGCGACGAGGATCCACTGGTAGCTGCCGACCAGCGGGATCGACAGCACCACGGCGAAGCGGGCCAGGTCGGCCGCGAACATCGTCAGCCGCCGGTCGAACCGGTCGGCGAACACGCCCGCCAGCGGCCCGAGGAGCACGGCCGGCAACATCTTGGCGATGAAGACGCCGCCGACGGCCAGCGACTGGACGCGGTAGTCGTCGCCGCTGGTGAGGTTGGCGGCCAGGGCGGTCAGGGCGAGGATGTTGAGCCAGTCACCCAGACTGCACACCGACATGGCCGTCCAGAGCCGTCGGAACGGCGCGTTGGCCAGCACGTGAGCGGGGCGGCGTCGGCCGGGGGCAGTCATCTTTTCAGCGTATCCAGGTTGGCCGGAAGCGGTCGGACTAGAGACGAGCCGGATATTCCCGGCGGCTCGTGGCCGAGGGTATTACGTCCACGGGCCGGTGCGCAGGTTACACACCTGGAATAGGCCCCCGAAATCGACATCAATTGCTAACTCCGGCCCCATGTCGAGCTTCTTCCACCAATGACACCCATGCCGCCCGGATATCGGGCGGCAGGTCCAGTTCGTCCCACAACTCGGCCAGCAGCACGCCGTCCACGTGGTCGCGCACCTCCTGCTCGGTGCCCTCGCTCAGCAGCAGCGCGTACGCCGCCCGCCGCGCCCCCCGCTCGGCCAGGTCGTAATCGCGCCCGCGCAGCCGGGCCACGCCGAGCGCCGCGGCGACCGGCAGCCGGGGCAGCCGGCTCGGCACGTGGAAGCGGCGGCCGTCGCCCGTCACCCGCGTCGTGAAGCCGACCTTCGGCTCCAGCACCAGCCGGAAGCCCGCCGCGTCGAGGATGCGCCCCGCGGTCTCCAGCGTCGGGGACTTCCTACCGTGCTCGTAGGCCGACAACGTGGTCCTCGACGTGCCGCTCATGGTGGCCAGCACTCGCTGGTTCATGCTCGCCGCCTGCCTGGCCTGCCGGAACAGCAGCCCGCCGCGCTCGGCCCAAGCCGCGACGTCGGCCGCCAGCGCGGCCTCCATCACCGAGCCCCCGGCCTCCATCACCGAGCCCTCGGCCGCCTCCCCTGTGGACGTCATGCTCACCTCACCAACCGTATCCGCTCGGATACTACGGCATGATGGCGTCCCGTGACCACTCCATTACCTTACGTCAAGCGTGCAGCTCCAGCATGGTGATCTCCGGCGGCGCGCCGACGCGCACCGGTGGCCCCCAGAAGCCGGCCCCCCTGGTCGTGTACACCTGCACCCCGTCGATGGTGGCCAGCCCCGACACCATGGGCTGCTGCAGCCCCACCACGAGGTTGAACGGCGCGATCTGCCCGCCGTGCGTGTGCCCGGAGAGCTGGAGGTCCACGCCGTGCCTGGCGGCGTCGAACACCTGCACCGGCTGGTGCGCCAGCAGCACCACCGGCCGCCCGGCCGGCCGCCCGTCGAGCGCCCTGGCGAAGTCCGGCCCGTCGCCCTGCGAGGTCCCGTTGAGGTCGTTGACCCCGGCGAGGTCCAGCACGGCCCCCTGGTGGGCGATCTCCACCCGCTCGTTGCGCAACGAGCGGACGCCCAGCTCGTCCAGCTCGTCGATCCACTCGAGGAAGCCGCCTGGGGCGAAGTACTCGTGGTTGCCGGTCACGAAGTAGGCGCCGTACCGCGACTCCAGGCTCCTCAGCGGCCGGGCCAGCGGCCCGAGGCGCGCGACCGACCCGTCGACCAGGTCGCCGACGATCGCGACGACGTCGGCCTCCAGCCCGTTGACCATGCGCACGATGCGCTCGGTGTGGGCGCGGCCGGTGAGCGGCCCCAGGTGGATGTCGCTGACCACGGCGAAGCGCAGGCCGTTCATCCGGGGGTCCAGCTTCGGCAGCCGGATCCTCACCGGCTCGATCACCGGGTCGCCGAGCGCGCTCGACACGCCGTACCCGACCGTGGCCAGCGCGCCCACCCCCGCGACCGCCGCGCCCGCGCGTCCCAGGAACAGCCGCCTGCTCACCCCGGCCGGCGGCGGCACCGGCTCCTCGGCCGCGCTGGGAGCCCCCGCGAGGACGTCGTCCGGCGCCGGCGTGCCCGCGAGCACCGCGACCGGCTCGGGCGCGGGCGCCCCCCGCCGCTCGGCCCTGCGCAGCAGCACCACGGCCACGGCCCGCGGGATCTCCAGCACCGCGAGGAACAGGAACAGGTAGAACACCATCGCCAGCCACAGGTAGCCGGGCCAGGCCAGCCAGGTCCCGAAGTCGGCCCGCGTGCTCGCGAACGTCGCCACGACCAGCGCCATCAGCACGACGACGCCCCAGGTCAGCGCCTTGCGGAGCCGTCCAGGGGCGGTGGTCGAGCGCACCAGCCGGTGCCACAGGTAGTAGTGCGCCAGCAGGATCAAGCCGACGAAGACCAGGACAATCACATAGGTGATGCTACTTACGATTTGGCCGCCGGCTTCTTCGCCGCCGTAGCGGGCTTCTTGGCCGCCGTCGTGGTCTTCTTCGCCGGCGCCTTGCGCGTGGTCTTCTTCGGCGCGGGCGCCCGCTCCCGCCGCTCGGCCAGCAGCTCGGCGGCCCGCTCGATGGTGATGTCCTCGACGGTGTCGCCCTTGCGCAGGGAGGCGTTGGTCTCGCCGTCGGTCACGTACGGCCCGAACCGCCCCTCCTTGACTACCACCGGCTTCTTCGAGACCGGGTCGTCGCCCAGCTCGCGCAGCGGCGCCGCCGCCGCGGCCCGCCGCCCGCGCTGCTTGGGCTGCGCGAACAGCTCCTTGGCCTGGTCGATGGTGACGGTCAGCAGGTCCTCCTCGGCGGCCAGCGAGCGCGAGTCGGTGCCCTTCTTCAGGTACGGGCCGAACTTGCCGTTGTGCGCCACCACCTCCTCGCCCTCCAGCTCGCCCACGACCCTGGGGATCGACAGGAGCCTGAGCGCGTCGTCGAGAGTGATGGTGTCCAGCGACATGGTCTTGAACAGCGAGCTCGTCCGCGGCTTCGGCGCGTCGGCCTTGCGGGTGCGCTTCTTCGGCGCCTCGTCCTCGGCCGGCTCGGGCAGGATCTCGGTCACGTACGGCCCGTAGCGCCCGTCCTTGGCCACGATGACGTGCCCGCTCACCGGGTCGCGCCCCA encodes:
- a CDS encoding permease-like cell division protein FtsX; amino-acid sequence: MRSWSRRGSAAALALAISASPVAPLSTSAAAAAGGEQGEISVFLCTPSTYGCHRRAATGKQRQAVRTLLEGMPELDEVRFVSRAAMYAGFRADFAANGPLLKRYRAKDLPEAFVLRVKPGVDRDGVTRAVTGRPGVAWVSDQADAERDPLSWNSDWDASVFLCTAGSAAGPCRHDRGPANKKPATARERQAIAAALAKDPAVLSYVFEDQKTAYQNFKEIFADNQPLIASTQVSDMPESYRLILRPEADWNTVTARSARLPGVSSASNTRCRETLGKLDTKYGLLAYQLPESQAVATACAPGTG
- the tmk gene encoding dTMP kinase, which produces MTAPGRRRPAHVLANAPFRRLWTAMSVCSLGDWLNILALTALAANLTSGDDYRVQSLAVGGVFIAKMLPAVLLGPLAGVFADRFDRRLTMFAADLARFAVVLSIPLVGSYQWILVATVLVECVNLFWVPAKDATVPNLVPKEQLEAANRLNLLVTYGSAPVAAMLFAALSVAGDLVAGLAPALTGPGLALVVNACAYLVSAFLIFTLRGIPERDGAISTPSVLKQVVEGWRFVGGNRLVRGLIIGMLGAFAAGGAVVGVAKIYVLTLGGGDAAYGVVFAAVFVGMALGMFFGLRLLRELSRRRLFGLAITVAGLVLVAIALVHNLVIVVMLTVLLGACAGIAWIIGYTLIGLEVEDALRGRTFSFLQSTARVTLLLVVAVASPLAALFGAHELRLGALGYRFDGTNLVLVIGGALAMTVGLLALRHMDDRKGVSLAADLIAAVRGDRFPAESPEHVPGLFVAFEGGEGSGKTTQSRIIAIWLRDQGYDVVQTREPGSTKVGMRLRAILLDAAEKGLSARAEALLYAADRAEHVEKVIRPALYRGSLVITDRYVDSSLAYQGAGRALAPEDVSKINAWATGGLVPHLTVLIDTPPEVGLTRLGGAVDRIEAEPLEFHERVRKEFRALAAAAPERYLVVDGTLPMDEITRQIQDRIHDLLPDPVPRESEDITGTMPAIRD
- a CDS encoding DNA polymerase III subunit delta', encoding MTVFDDLVGQDQAVTVLSRAAAAAGEVVAGGRGAGMTHAWLFTGPPGAGREDAARAFAAALLCPDAGCGHCDQCHQVLIGSHPDLESVRPEGLSYSVKQTRELILRAAGAPTQGRWRVILFEDADRATESAANALLKAIEEPPLRTVWLLCAPAPDDLMITIRSRCRLVTLATPGTEAVARVLSERDGVPWETATFAARAAQGHISRARSLALDEAARRRREAVLGIPRSLTGVGECVSAAERLVKTAEEEAAAATAALNENETAELRKIYGEGSTGKGLNRGLVRGGAGALKELEDRQKSRATRIKRDSLDAALLELVSFYRDVLAMQFGAGVELANDDLRFDLDQFAKKCTPEETLRRIDAIMQCRERLAANVNPQIAVEAMMLGLRG
- a CDS encoding metallophosphoesterase, yielding MIVLVFVGLILLAHYYLWHRLVRSTTAPGRLRKALTWGVVVLMALVVATFASTRADFGTWLAWPGYLWLAMVFYLFLFLAVLEIPRAVAVVLLRRAERRGAPAPEPVAVLAGTPAPDDVLAGAPSAAEEPVPPPAGVSRRLFLGRAGAAVAGVGALATVGYGVSSALGDPVIEPVRIRLPKLDPRMNGLRFAVVSDIHLGPLTGRAHTERIVRMVNGLEADVVAIVGDLVDGSVARLGPLARPLRSLESRYGAYFVTGNHEYFAPGGFLEWIDELDELGVRSLRNERVEIAHQGAVLDLAGVNDLNGTSQGDGPDFARALDGRPAGRPVVLLAHQPVQVFDAARHGVDLQLSGHTHGGQIAPFNLVVGLQQPMVSGLATIDGVQVYTTRGAGFWGPPVRVGAPPEITMLELHA
- a CDS encoding helix-turn-helix domain-containing protein; its protein translation is MTSTGEAAEGSVMEAGGSVMEAALAADVAAWAERGGLLFRQARQAASMNQRVLATMSGTSRTTLSAYEHGRKSPTLETAGRILDAAGFRLVLEPKVGFTTRVTGDGRRFHVPSRLPRLPVAAALGVARLRGRDYDLAERGARRAAYALLLSEGTEQEVRDHVDGVLLAELWDELDLPPDIRAAWVSLVEEARHGAGVSN